Part of the Uloborus diversus isolate 005 chromosome 2, Udiv.v.3.1, whole genome shotgun sequence genome, tgacatcacaagtgatgaaatgccattctgtgttgccattcacagagcaaaatatttaattcgcatctttattcacgtgaattggcaacgatatggttgatagcaagcgtagagtgcaattgtaattcgcttcttgattatcataacgtggaaacgcgatagaaagatgtgccaaagagcatcatttgtgacgtcatcaagaccacgccttgtttggaaaatcagacatttaaaaaaattaattaaaaaattaactgttaggaaaatgaaagtactttctgggtccattttatttttttgcttattctatcaatttcagttacaaaaagtactacttttgattgaaggaaacaaccccattgtacatTACTTTGGgtactaaaattgttttttcggatTCAACGTGATATACTAttggaggtttaaaaaaaaagaaaaaaaaaagaaaaaaacagcccTTGTATTTCAAACAATTGAAAACACAAACATCTAATTGGATGAAAATATGAAACGTAATTACAATGAATGAAGACTAGTGCATATGACTTACTCTTTTTCCAGTGTAAAAACCACCGTCAAAGGCTTTCTGTTCGGGCCACCAGAGCACGATCCAAAACAAGTAAATTTGTACAAGTAGGTGGAATGTTGCTGACCCGctggaaattaaaattaaaacagattaTGCAGACACATAGAAATTGGAGTTTCAAAATTgtgttaatatttttgaaagttatttattAGAACAGATCTCACTTTGAATCAACACACTACTtagatacgtgaaatacaccgcgagctcagtcatttccagccgaggactgcagtttcgtgctcggctgatgactgagctggcggtgtatttcacgtatttctgctttagccctggctaatgggcggtaatttactgaatacactaCTTAGAGTTTAAACTATGCTTCTCTTTTCCTCTGTAACGGTacttctattaaaatatttttaaagcattgaaaatatgaTCAAAACTGCAATagatttattgtaaaataatttgtaaCAGAAAGAATAGTTTAGTGTTGAatactttttggaaaaattgtTATCGCAATCGCCTATCCTTATCCATACTTTATCTATAACCGTTACGTCATTGTATTGATTAcaaaattatcaaatttattaCGGACATCTAAACTCTATGTGTTGTCTAAAAAGACGAaatctgttttgattttttttttttgggggggggggggaagttgaAAGTTTCATAGCTCTAATCTTTTGAACAACCAAGACATATTCTAaacggtaagtttttttttttttttttgaaaggatcaaacaaaaattttagggaATGAACATGAAAATCTAAGGTTTTTGAAGAAATAGAGATTTTTGTTTGGATTAACATACTTCCTTCAATGTTTCCCCTTTACCAATGTTTCCCGTTTACCGTGCCCCCTCTTTAGATAAGTTTactttaatggggggggggggaagcccaTCTAAACTGAAAAGAGTCGAGTCTGAAAGAACTACAACTACTGTTACCAAAACAGAACACATTCTCAGAAACAGAACGCTCACTTTCGAGGAttcatgaaaaaacaattaagaaaaattGTGTCATTTGCGACGATTTTTTCCTCGCTAGCATAAGAAACACATGCACAAATCTCATGAAATTTTCGTCAGTTTGAAGAATGATATTCACAGAGCTTCTTTCACAAAGCCCTTTCTTAAAACACgacgaaaatttcaatttgagCATACGTTTCTAAGATAGCAACAtacaaaaatctcaaaacttATAGCAAGACAATAAAAAGTAAAGCGTATCCATGCGAAGAATAGAGTAAcggtaccagtaacagacatgtttAAGACATTGCTCTTtggttaactcaattttccgagacttttaatgtatttagacttttaaaactatttttccctcatgcaactacatctaaTGCTTGACTgctttgctcaatttcgaaaaaaggtctgaCCCCCCAgcaacagacaccgaaaaatcggatgatacccagtaacagataggatgagtaatggacaaaattctctttttcttttcaaaatgtacaaaagttctttatttttagatctaaaaccttattaaattcaaatgaacatgaaacaccggtagATCACGTGGtgactgttcataaccttccaccaatGCTTTggaaataccaactggctcataaaattctgataacactagatggttgcaccgtattcataggtcgccagcaacatcagttttacccgcctaaatttcttattatttaaatccaaacttacgactgtctctTACTCGTGCCGTTACCCTAGTAAGTGAGAAAATCAACATACTAAACataaaaatagcaacaaaattGCAGACATGTAATTAGGTTTTTCCAAAGAAATCCAACACCTTCACTCACACAGCATGGTACCCCGAAGTTCCCAGCACCTACCGTTTACACTAAAGTCCTGGATCCTCctctgtatttttctactgttgagatagggagaatgttgcggaacgacacaaaatggcggacgctggagcgtgtcgccacttaagagacggatcgagggctttagtttACACGGCCTATCAGTTTTAGATGTTAGGGGGGTTCCGCGGCAAATGGTTCTTCGAGGACACACCTACACTCACAGAAATGAATATCTCCCTTTGGATGATTCAATCGTAAgacaaaattcaatctttacgaCGATATTTTCCTCGCTGGGTCAGAAACGAACGTTCGaatttcacgaaattttcgtTAATTTGACAATGCCTATTCTAATTATTTTTCACGAAGATATTTTGTCAAATACGACGAAAATTTCGTGAAAGTTGAGCATGCGTTTCTAAAAGTGATCGTCGAGTTATCAGTTTCAGAATGTACGAAATTTCTAATTCGGATTTCTTACATTTAAGTCTTCTTTCAGTTACaaaattttgcattgataaagaaATTCTTTGATTTCTCCAAACGCATGTCTGCAATTTCTTTGCTATTTACAGGGGGATTTTCTCATCCCCGTAATACGTTTCTTACTGACTTTGCACGAAAACCGCTGAtaatatgaagaagaaaaaaaacgtaagCTAAAAACTGTACACCTGGTTTCTCAAATTCACTCAATTTGTCAGGTTATCATCATCATATTACAGTCGAACTTGTTTGTATCGAGTGAGAGGGAAGGGTTCACTTTTCGATACAACCGAGTGCTCATAAAACATGGACTCgcaaaaatatgagaaaaaatcatacagatttaatttgttttttacatttttataaggACCCAAATCAGTAACTTTGAACTGTATCTCTTATCTTTCATCATTTTATTTAGCTGCTTTGGCCAGAATTTCAGCCTGAAAATCTTCTGTAGTAATGCACTccaaaaataacgaaaaaaaaatgccattatcACTTGTTAGTGGAATTTTTGACTTCATCACTAATTTTGGGTTGACTTCAGACAAAAGATTTGCTGGGCCAAAGAGGTGGAAATAAATGTAAATTCaaataatcacaaaaatattgatcGCTATAACCGAGATTTACTTGTTAAAAAACTACTGCTAAAATTGATTTAACCTTGCACTAATCATGTTTGTCTTGTTTCCTCGTTACATCCGGTTTATCGTTAAATCGTggctcgctataagcgagttcgaaTGCATTCTTTCTGTTAGCTGTTGAAGTTATCTTACCTGCAGGATTTTCAAATGGAACAACGACACTGTGGCGAAGATTACCGGGATCGACTTGGTAGGACGACAGACGACTCTCGCATCGCATCAGATGATGAGCTTCAGCAACTcctgaagaaaattttaaatcgagatttaataaaacaaaatcgCCTTTGATACGAAAAGAATAAAACTCTTCAACTTCTACTTTAGAGTTATTTACCTTTATCAAAGTCTTTCGTGGAGTGAGTGGGACAGCGTCGAACAACATCGGTCATATGTTGCGGCAAAGAATAAACAACAGTGGCTCTTATCATGGCATTGCTTGGCAAAACTTCACTTGCAGAAAAACTGATTGGACAAAGGGAGTCTTTCTTGACATATAGCTTATTTTTCACCTTTGAATACTAAATGGTGAAAAAAGACAAACTTAAAATATGCAACATTAACACTTTGGCTCTTGGCACAACTGTTTAAGCAGAGAAAATTCCTTTTTCGACACCATGCAAACTGAACAACAAACCAAAAGACTCCCCCCAATGCTACAGGGAGAGGGGATAATCATCTGTAGTAGCATACCAGAAGTGTATATCTGTGAACCAGAAAGAATCTTGCTTTCTAATGAATTCACGATTTATTAACTAGAAGATAGTATTATGTGATGGATGGTGGAAGAGCCCTTACAGAATGGGACGTGGCTTAAGAGAGTGCAAATCCTGaatttttggcaacaatttgGTACTGATTTAAAGAGGATATGCTTGTTGTTTCAATGCTTTTTGGTAGCATAGCACCCTGAAagctgaaaataaaatcataaaatcttCAGATTCAatatttaagagccattgtctgtaaggatcaggcaggttgtgattgttgacatttttaattttctttatttttgcaaatgttgttccttatcatgaatgtaatgtttgtgcaaaatatgagctttgtctaaattaccgtttttgggaaattaaatttttaaatttagggggcgtggcacatttttgcgtgtttttcaaatttgctgattttaaagtttttgttgctTTAATCGCCCCTATAAtcacatggatttttaaattctatactactttatggtcttcttagatactattacagctgtcaaatcggtgtcactatgaGTGCGACGgtcacaaactccgtttaaaaatgaccgaaaatgaattttttcactacattcaatgccaattttctcaaagcgccttcatgatgagaccaacgtttttaaataaattcctagctacacttgcatacatcaacaatgtgtaataaaattggtgtcaccaTGAGGGCGctagaagatattggaacttttatgtgataaatttcacaaaaatgcaaatgtttaaaatctaactactactctcgccctcatagcagagatccgaaactaattaagtttgataaccaacatgttcgtctaacatatgaactaataaaatcggtgtcactccgattactttcggaaatataatcattcgaaattagtacgttatggaattatttaaaaaaagacttttctaattcgaatggctttttgcatggtttgttttaaactttaatataaaattacagtagtgacaccgaaaataatatgtttctaatgctttttataaaaaaaagctttataaaaagcattagaaatacagtaaatcgatataggtacagatggacgtattgtgtaatgtgcattataggctaaaatagtcctactaatattcatattttttcaaccatactaattttttatctgttatttatattaaaaatgcaactatttataacaatgtctgaaatagttatgaacataatgtattatatagcgagcattcagaatctgaaacataatttgaggatgacgtagactaaaacaaagaaaacataaaaaatcaaatcacccaacTTCAGAAAGACGGTcgtctcttattgatatctggtaattttgtagcactaaagcttgggaaaacatcccggagaaatagtaggaAAACAtagtatcccggagaaatagtagaagttgacgatttgctaatctgaatacaactagtcccctcatagcagagatctgaaactaattaagcttgataatcaacatgtttgtctaacatttgaactaataaaattagtgtcactcctactacttttggaaatataatcattcgaagttagtatgttgtggtccttttttttttttcatttttttattattttttttacaaatttattttatttgtttatttatgtattttgttaatttaatcttatcacacccagatagtgttgacccatatttatttttaatttattacaaagaagcaacgtttaacataaacagctttggatAGTAAGcgcgtctttatcttgaatagaaaatgctcgttttgatgtaggtacaggtggatctattgtgcataatatgtttagattaccataccaatactcgccttttttccagtcaaataaatttattaattctaATCCTTCTGGCCATGCATTTGATCTTTACTTGCAAATgctcaacttctactatttctccgggataccatgttttcccaagctttagtgctacaaaattaccagatatcaatacaagatgaccgtctttctgaaattgggtgatttgattttttacgttttctttgttttagtctacgtcatcctcaaattatgtttcacattgtgaatgctcgctatataatacattatgatcataactatttaagacatcatgttataaatagttacatttttaatataaataacagataaaaaattagtatggttgaaaaaatatgaatattagtacgattATTTTAGCCtgtaatgcacattacacaatacgtccatctgtacctatatcgatttactgtgtttctaatgctttttataaagcttttttttataaaaagcattagaaacatattattttaggtgttactactgtaattttatattaaagtttaaaacaaaccgtgcaaaaagccattcgaattagaaaagtctttttaaaagatttttttagttcatatgttagacgaacttGTTGGTTACATCGaacttaattagtttcatatctctgctatgagggcgagagtagtagttagattttaaacatttgcatttttgtgaaattaatcacataaaagttccaatatcttctggcgcccttatggtgacaccaattttattacatattgttgatgtatgcaagtgtagctaagAATTTATCtaaaaaacgttggtgtcatcatgaaggcgctttgagaaaattggcattgaatgcagtaaaaaaattcattttcggtcatttttaaacggagtttgtgaccgtcgccctcgtagtgacaccgatttgacagctgtaatagtatctaagaagaccataaaatagtatagaatttaaaaatccatgtcattataggggcgtttaaagcaacaagaactttaaaatctgcaaatatgaaaaacacgtaaaaatgtgccacgccccctaaatttaaaaatttaatttcccagaAACGGAAATttagacaaagctcatattttgcacaaacattacattcatgataaggaacaacatatgtgaaaatgagaaaaattaaaaatgtcaacaatcacaaatgcaataaactgcctgattcttacagacaatggctcttaatataATATTATTCAAAAAGTACATATTTGCCGTTTTTGAAAGGAACAAAAACAGtagattttacttcaaaaaacagTAGATTTTTACATGATGAAGCAAGGGAGaaaactagattttttaaaaagttaaattttatttgcttcagcatttaataaaactgcttttGAAAACTCGCTCTCGAAGGGATCACATACTTTTGTTTAGGCATTCTTGAGGTAAAGttctaattaaaaaagttttaaaaaaattgaacctTTTAACAAAGCTTAATAATaatcgaaaatgaaaaaaaaaatccaatacccAACACAGatgcaaaagaaaaagcaattttcatgAGTATGAAaacagtagaaaataaaaagtgaagttGTTAAGGATtaaaataatttcgtaattgtATTTTAATCAGGCCATGGTGGACACTGTTAACAAATGCAGACATGTTCGTTGGAACTTTTAGATATGTTAAAACATAGTGGACAGAAAAATCTCTGATCTGGGgtaatttaataaaactttatcattttttgtcGCACTTAATCTTTTTAGGATTTGcagcaatatttttgaaaaatatttttaaaagcagaaaaaaaaagagaagaaaaccaTACTTAAGCGGAAAGTTGGGGGTAGCCCAAAAAAGTGGGAAGCTTCCTCGGAAAACAGAACTGGGAGGCATGTATGTAGCAGGACAAAATTTTCGTCCTAAATGTAGCTAATTTGAGGtaaaggaagtaataaaatgaataaagaagttaaacattaaatatatAATGAAAGAAGAATTCGGAAAGATGTTTAGTTGTATGTGTACAGACATAAggcagaaaataattaaaacataccGTCCAAGCGACACTTTTAGATTTTTCTTGAGATTCTAATGATACCGTAAATTCATACTCCCCAGGCCAGTTTTGActgcaaaacaataaaaaatattacttctatGATTGGAATCATAATTAGtcaaaagaaaattgtaattaGAAACATGTATAATAAATACCTTGCTGGTAATGAAGTACGATAAGAATTAGAGGAGTGGGGCATCTCGATATCCGCATTGATGTCTGCAAATGACTTATCAACCAAAAGACATGTCTTCTGAGTCCCCTGAAACAATGaagtattacttatttatttatgttccaAACGAAATAGCTAGTCACTTTTAGTAATATTTCAAAGCTTTATCTCCTCCACTGTTCATTAAAATGAATGCAGCGAAGGGGGGAAGATGTCACTTGTGTGAAAAGCAGTAGCgtgttgtttttatatttttatttatccattttttgcttttcatttatattctttTGGTGATTAGTGAATCTAAAAAGAGGTTTTTTACTAAAGCTTGACCGTGAAGAGAAGGCGgctgaccttgaagcaaacacatcatttgtatcgtttgtaataGGTTGATTGTTAATATTTTGTGATAGATAGGATCAGTGAGAACGACTCTCACTTTTAGGTGCTTTTTGGTTGATTCTACCTACTGCAAATAATACACaatgaggtttcgcttcaaggtcatccgccttctcttcacGGTCAAGCTATACCGTCATTCTGAATCAAATTTCCATGTTATGCTGTCCAGCTACTacgtattttatttataatgtttttatgttttttatctatttattttaaattttactcttatttattaatttcaaatttatatctgaatttcttctttaaattctgtgttttaggtaaaataacttgttttttcttccgccccccccccctccccgagctCGTTTGCTAAGACTAGATTCTTGCATCGAACAACTCTCGCACTCAACTTCTTTTTACATTCTGCTATTTCACGTCATTTCAGATGGTTTTCTTCTCTCATTTACACACAATAAATTACCTATACAACCATTATTTCGCATGATGCCTCGTTCTCTGACGTTAAATTTGTTTTTAGCTTTGGTTTCCTTACGcttcttcaaaaattaaattaatgccTTATTAATgaaatgtctatttttttttctcatttctttatAACCAGATAccgtaaaatggggctacttgaacctcCAGGGGccacttgaacccatgagaaacgagttgatgtgtgcatcacatgacttccttttactccaatttaataccATTTCCCCTTACTggcaatttaatgtgattcaatagtttactctctaaaatatcaccaaaagtggccaaattgaaacaaatttacgcataactcaagaacggtaagtcctagaaagttgaaatttggtacgtagactcccagtggggtctagttgtgcacctccccttttggttgcattcgagtgtttataatggggtctttttccccttttttttagggataaatcattgttaatttttatgtaaactcaagtggcattataatttggcggacacttagtcTGGCAcacagtcttttggtcgccaagttggcgacaaaactttatATTTAATACAATAATACTTACTTAATAAATATAACTTAAATAATTTGAGATTTATATAAAAAGTTTTTCACTAGAATGTatattttgagggttttttttcaaaataattggtCCTTCTAGAtgccaccacctgttttacagctttttcgctGAGTGGGACCAACTAGCTCtagcgcggggctacttgaacccactttttaaaaatggaaaaaaatatataaagagttaaaactattgtttaaaaaaagcttaaGGTTTTTATAGAACGtatgaaaagtggtaaaaacaaggttatcagtgcaCATTATGAGTTTCACTGTAAAACCTGTAAAAAATCAgtgtaaaactagcaaaaataatgaaatttcgggtccagtAGCCCAAGTTTACGGTATTTACCTAGatttacttatgtatttatttttgctcaGTTTTAGAGGATTGAAacaaatttcgaagaaataaaatatacaaaaacgGGGAAGACCATAAAAGTgatgaatttcacaaaaaaagcTGATTTTCTGAGGATAAGATACGtaccattttgatttttaacgtttaGAATGTTTGACACTTCGTGcttaaaaataccaaaaaaatgttcaaatgaaatattttttgaaattccgaTTCCCTTTTTCAAATCTATTTTCCACAATGGGctacattttacttaaaatacaaaacGTGAAAATGAGGTCGACCAC contains:
- the LOC129216382 gene encoding cellular tumor antigen p53-like — its product is MPHSSNSYRTSLPASQNWPGEYEFTVSLESQEKSKSVAWTYSKVKNKLYVKKDSLCPISFSASEVLPSNAMIRATVVYSLPQHMTDVVRRCPTHSTKDFDKGVAEAHHLMRCESRLSSYQVDPGNLRHSVVVPFENPAAGQQHSTYLYKFTCFGSCSGGPNRKPLTVVFTLEKDNQVHGRRKLDVKICACPVRDRKSEESQLNKASIPVKRKEPVELISLSDTLEFTRRVSFPPSKKTKLLPNKDGQYILTVDDVECYEFLQQMKKFYDFSKLMKNLSPDTMLNIL